Within Streptomyces sp. SS1-1, the genomic segment CTCGTTCAGGTTCATCTGGCGGTCGAGCTCCTTGACGACCGCAGGCTCGGCCTGCAGGTCGATGACCGAGTAGATGCCCTCGGGCTTCTTCTTGATCTCGTACGAGAGACGACGACGGCCCCAGGTGTCGACCTTCTCGACCTTGCCGTTGCCCTCAC encodes:
- the rpsF gene encoding 30S ribosomal protein S6; this encodes MRHYEVMVILDPDLEERAVAPLIENFLSVVREGNGKVEKVDTWGRRRLSYEIKKKPEGIYSVIDLQAEPAVVKELDRQMNLNESVLRTKVLRPETH